From one Rhodamnia argentea isolate NSW1041297 chromosome 1, ASM2092103v1, whole genome shotgun sequence genomic stretch:
- the LOC115725980 gene encoding uncharacterized protein LOC115725980, translated as MPIGDPRAGRAFIWLVASFILLCLAIGGGFLIRYMSLPESTSSSWLLYAGMILVGFPWLFWLLTCGYRCISRICGFRFVCGGGDDGGSNHKTASGSIKVGSSHVDSPGNGGKQVHFGAAVVVNQNDHNDQDGNSFHDVSIRSHESEIPLASSMAS; from the exons ATGCCAATAGGAGACCCGAGGGCAGGGAGGGCGTTCATATGGCTTGTTGCTTCCTTCATATTGCTATGCTTGGCCATCGGTGGCGGCTTCCTCATAAGGTACATGAGCCTCCCTGAATCCACATCTTCAAGTTGGCTCCTCTACGCCGGGATGATCTTGGTGGGCTTTCCCTGGTTATTCTGGCTTCTCACGTGTGGTTATCGATGTATTTCTCGAATATGCGGTTTTCGATTTGTTTGTGGTGGTGGCGATGATGGCGGCTCGAACCACAAAACGG CATCCGGGTCCATAAAGGTCGGCAGCTCTCATGTGGATTCTCCTGGAAATGGTGGGAAGCAGGTGCATTTCGGAGCGGCCGTCGTAGTGAACCAAAATGATCACAACGACCAAGATGGCAACTCGTTCCATGATGTGTCCATTAGATCGCACGAGAGCGAAATCCCGCTAGCTTCATCGATGGCATCTTGA
- the LOC115725963 gene encoding protein CHROMATIN REMODELING 24 isoform X1, whose amino-acid sequence MASQRKPRSLNDSHYRLLQDLTSPRPSRPSSSIDRNRPPSPPAFHLGVEEPSSVVEDDRDLRDDHAIPQFSAITEFDSPLVHLGFCGRLADEKITRKVNMEGKCVHKVSSQDLDDSETSEAALEVEFVSETEKDKPAKIRIEGRSRLCKLSSRDSGEAKIVVEDNMEGQNLFEVSSRKYDDPETGEVAYKPAIIGVTEKDKLAKIKIKGRRRLCKLSSQDSADAVSRSSHEEPKLSDIADFDSPLPPITCGESGNDIRDILNDLTSRLELLSVEKKRVPKQNETTKDHSPIGQTVFEGNTIDAPEYASAESSFSIASENSSSACMKYGYNNVIDVMDDSADDVLVDDQKDFILTGPKSKYKLPGKIAKMLYAHQVDGLKWLWSLHCKGKGGILGDDMGLGKTMQICAFLAGLFHSRSIRRALVVAPKTLLSHWLKELSAVGLSEKTREYYGTCPKARQYELQYVLQDKGVLLTTYDIVRNNSKSLRGDSYFRDELDEDSITWDYMILDEGHLIKNPSTQRAKSLLEIPAAHRIIISGTPIQNNLRELWALFNFCCPELLGDNKVFKEKYEYPILRGNEKKASDREKRIGSAVAKELRERIQPYFLRRLKSEVFREDDGEVAKLSKKSELIVWLRLTNCQRRLYEAFLNSELVLSSFGNSPLAALTILKKICDHPLLLTKRAAEDVLEGMDSMVNPEDVGMAEKLAMHIADIGEEAEFRETSDTISCKISFTMSLLDNLIPDGHNVLIFSQTRKMLDLIQDSLLSRGYEYLRIDGTTKAIDRIKTVNNFQEGIGAPIFLLTSQVGGLGLTLTKADRVIVVDPAWNPSMDNQSVDRAYRIGQMKDVIVYRLMTCGTIEEKIYRKQIFKGGLFKTATEHKEQIRYFSEQDLKEIFSLPREGFDISPTQQQLYEEHDHQVKMDESLRNHTEFLETLGIAGISHHSLLYSKTAPVQVVDEEVEVIRTKSTAFVGSSSSGASLERNVDGAAYAFKPKDVTLNRKNHSPGSAGKQTESDIKERINRLSRMLLDKATISRLPDKGARIEKQLAELNLELEKTRKAERTEKEVIDLDDISGDFQKFLNV is encoded by the exons ATGGCGAGTCAGAGGAAGCCACGGAGCCTCAACGACAGCCACTATCGCCTTCTTCAAGACCTCACCAGTCCGCGCCCTTCCAGGCCCTCCTCTTCCATCGACCGGAACCGCCCTCCTTCGCCTCCTGCTTTTCATTTGG GGGTGGAAGAGCCATCATCCGTCGTTGAAGACGATCGCGATCTCCGCGATGATCACGCCATTCCTCAGTTCTCGGCGATTACTGAATTTGACTCTCCTCTGG TGCATTTGGGATTTTGTGGGAGACTTGCAGACGAAAAGATCACGAGGAAGGTCAACATGGAGGGAAAATGCGTTCACAAAGTCTCATCTCAAGACTTGGATGATTCTGAAACTAGTGAAGCGGCCCTTGAGGTTGAGTTCGTCAGTGAGACAGAGAAAGATAAGCCAGCAAAGATTAGAATTGAAGGGAGGAGCCGCCTCTGCAAACTTTCATCACGTGATAGTGGAGAAGCAAAGATTGTGGTGGAGGACAACATGGAGGGACAAAACCTTTTCGAAGTTTCATCTAGAAAGTACGATGATCCTGAAACTGGTGAAGTAGCCTACAAACCTGCGATCATTGGTGTGACAGAGAAGGATAAACTGGCAAAGATTAAAATTAAGGGGAGGCGTCGCCTCTGCAAACTTTCCTCCCAGGATAGTGCAGATGCAGTTAGTAGATCCTCTCATGAAGAGCCAAAGCTCTCTGACATTGCTGATTTCGATTCCCCACTGCCACCCATAACTTGTGGGGAAAGTGGAAATGATATCAGGGATATTCTTAACGACTTAACCTCCAGGCTTGAGCTGTTGTCAGTTGAGAAGAAGCGTGTTCCTAAACAGAATGAGACCACCAAGGATCATTCTCCCATAGGTCAGACTGTTTTTGAAGGGAATACAATTGATGCGCCCGAGTATGCAAGTGCCGAATCCTCATTTTCAATTGCATCCGAGAACTCATCCAGTGCGTGCATGAAGTATGGTTACAACAACGTGATTGATGTTATGGATGACTCTGCCGATGATGTACTCGTGGATGATCAAAAGGATTTTATCTTGACTGGCCCGAAATCAAAATACAAATTACCTGGAAAAATTGCGAAGATGTTGTATGCTCATCAAGTTGACGGTTTAAAGTGGCTCTGGTCCCTGCATTGTAAAGGAAAGGGTGGAATTTTGGGTGATGACATGGGTTTGGGTAAAACAATGCAG ATTTGTGCATTCTTAGCTGGGTTGTTCCATTCCCGTTCGATAAGAAGGGCACTTGTTGTGGCGCCAAAGACTTTGCTTTCTCACTGGTTGAAAGAACTATCAGCAGTAGGACTCTCTGAAAAGACAAGAGA ATACTACGGGACTTGTCCAAAGGCTCGTCAATACGAACTGCAATATGTGCTTCAG GACAAAGGTGTTCTTTTAACAACTTATGATATAGTGCGGAACAATTCAAAATCATTGCGGGGTGATTCTTACTTTAGGGATGAGCTGGATGAGGACAGCATCACATGGGATTATATGATTCTCGATGAG GGacatctcataaaaaatccgaGTACGCAGAGAGCAAAAAGTTTACTAGAGATACCAGCTGCTCATCGCATTATCATTAGTGGCACACCAATTCAGAACAATCTAAGG GAACTATGGGCGCTATTTAACTTCTGCTGTCCTGAACTACTGGGTGATAACAAAGT CTTTAAAGAGAAATATGAGTATCCCATTCTTCgcggaaatgaaaaaaaggcttCAGACAGAGAAAAGCGCATTGGTTCTGCAGTTGCAAAG GAGCTGAGGGAACGCATTCAACCTTATTTCTTGCGACGCCTTAAGAGTGAAGTATTTCgtgaagatgatggagaagtTGCCAAATTGTCGAAGAAGAGTGAACTGATCGTGTGGTTaagattgacaaattgtcaG CGACGACTCTATGAAGCCTTTCTGAACAGTGAGCTGGTTCTTTCTTCCTTCGGCAACTCACCACTTGCTGCATTGACG ATTTTGAAGAAGATATGTGATCATCCACTGTTGTTAACGAAGAGAGCTGCTGAAGATGTTCTTGAAGGGATGGATTCAATGGTTAATCCTGAAGATGTTGGTATGGCAGAGAAATTGGCGATGCATATAGCTGATATTGGTGAGGAAGCTGAATTTCGGGAGACAAGTGACACAATATCATGCAAAATATCCTTCACAATGTCATTATTG gacaatttaattccagatgGCCACAATGTGCTTATCTTTTCTCAGACTCGCAAGATGCTCGATCTTATCCAG GATTCCTTACTGTCTCGTGGCTATGAGTATTTACGCATTGATGGTACCACAAAAGCTATCGACAGGATCAAGACAGTAAAT AATTTCCAAGAAGGCATTGGAGCTCCTATATTTCTCTTGACATCTCAAGTTGGTGGTCTAGGCCTCACCCTTACAAAAGCAGACCGTGTGATTGTTGTCGATCCGGCATGGAATCCAAG CATGGATAACCAAAGTGTTGATCGTGCCTATCGAATTGGACAGATGAAGGATGTCATTGTGTATAGGTTGATGACATGTGGAACTATTGAGGAGAAGATATACAGAAAGCAG ATATTCAAGGGAGGATTGTTCAAAACAGCAACTGAACATAAAGAGCAAATTCGCTACTTTAGCGAGCAG GATCTGAAGGAGATTTTCAGCCTTCCCAGAGAGGGATTTGACATTTCTCCAACTCAGCAGCAGTTATATGAGGAGCATGATCACCAAGTCAAGAT GGATGAGTCTTTAAGGAACCACACAGAGTTCCTTGAGACTTTGGGCATAGCTGGTATCAGTCACCACAGTTTACTCTACTCGAAGACAGCACCGGTGCAAGTTGTAGATGAAGAAGTGGAAGTGATAAG GACCAAGAGTACTGCTTTTGTAGGTAGTTCATCGTCAGGTGCTTCATTGGAACGTAATGTTGACGG GGCTGCATATGCTTTCAAACCAAAGGATGTCACACTGAACAGGAAAAACCATAGCCCAGGTAGCGCTGGTAAACAGACAGAATCAGATATCAAAGAACGTATTAATCGGTTGTCACGCATGCTTCTTGATAAG GCTACAATCTCAAGATTACCCGATAAGGGGGCGAGGATTGAGAAGCAACTCGCAGAATTGAATCTGGAGCTTGAGAAGACCAGAAAGGCGgaaagaacagaaaaggaaGTAATCGACTTAGATGATATAAGTGGtgattttcagaaatttttGAATGTCTAG
- the LOC115725963 gene encoding protein CHROMATIN REMODELING 24 isoform X3, whose translation MASQRKPRSLNDSHYRLLQDLTSPRPSRPSSSIDRNRPPSPPAFHLGVEEPSSVVEDDRDLRDDHAIPQFSAITEFDSPLVHLGFCGRLADEKITRKVNMEGKCVHKVSSQDLDDSETSEAALEVEFVSETEKDKPAKIRIEGRSRLCKLSSRDSGEAKIVVEDNMEGQNLFEVSSRKYDDPETGEVAYKPAIIGVTEKDKLAKIKIKGRRRLCKLSSQDSADAVSRSSHEEPKLSDIADFDSPLPPITCGESGNDIRDILNDLTSRLELLSVEKKRVPKQNETTKDHSPIGQTVFEGNTIDAPEYASAESSFSIASENSSSACMKYGYNNVIDVMDDSADDVLVDDQKDFILTGPKSKYKLPGKIAKMLYAHQVDGLKWLWSLHCKGKGGILGDDMGLGKTMQICAFLAGLFHSRSIRRALVVAPKTLLSHWLKELSAVGLSEKTREYYGTCPKARQYELQYVLQDKGVLLTTYDIVRNNSKSLRGDSYFRDELDEDSITWDYMILDEGHLIKNPSTQRAKSLLEIPAAHRIIISGTPIQNNLRELWALFNFCCPELLGDNKVFKEKYEYPILRGNEKKASDREKRIGSAVAKELRERIQPYFLRRLKSEVFREDDGEVAKLSKKSELIVWLRLTNCQRRLYEAFLNSELVLSSFGNSPLAALTILKKICDHPLLLTKRAAEDVLEGMDSMVNPEDVGMAEKLAMHIADIGEEAEFRETSDTISCKISFTMSLLDNLIPDGHNVLIFSQTRKMLDLIQDSLLSRGYEYLRIDGTTKAIDRIKTVNNFQEGIGAPIFLLTSQVGGLGLTLTKADRVIVVDPAWNPSMDNQSVDRAYRIGQMKDVIVYRLMTCGTIEEKIYRKQVLCCSPMIWSQLVKWKEIFVACMQFKIRENLLKNCYDIQGRIVQNSN comes from the exons ATGGCGAGTCAGAGGAAGCCACGGAGCCTCAACGACAGCCACTATCGCCTTCTTCAAGACCTCACCAGTCCGCGCCCTTCCAGGCCCTCCTCTTCCATCGACCGGAACCGCCCTCCTTCGCCTCCTGCTTTTCATTTGG GGGTGGAAGAGCCATCATCCGTCGTTGAAGACGATCGCGATCTCCGCGATGATCACGCCATTCCTCAGTTCTCGGCGATTACTGAATTTGACTCTCCTCTGG TGCATTTGGGATTTTGTGGGAGACTTGCAGACGAAAAGATCACGAGGAAGGTCAACATGGAGGGAAAATGCGTTCACAAAGTCTCATCTCAAGACTTGGATGATTCTGAAACTAGTGAAGCGGCCCTTGAGGTTGAGTTCGTCAGTGAGACAGAGAAAGATAAGCCAGCAAAGATTAGAATTGAAGGGAGGAGCCGCCTCTGCAAACTTTCATCACGTGATAGTGGAGAAGCAAAGATTGTGGTGGAGGACAACATGGAGGGACAAAACCTTTTCGAAGTTTCATCTAGAAAGTACGATGATCCTGAAACTGGTGAAGTAGCCTACAAACCTGCGATCATTGGTGTGACAGAGAAGGATAAACTGGCAAAGATTAAAATTAAGGGGAGGCGTCGCCTCTGCAAACTTTCCTCCCAGGATAGTGCAGATGCAGTTAGTAGATCCTCTCATGAAGAGCCAAAGCTCTCTGACATTGCTGATTTCGATTCCCCACTGCCACCCATAACTTGTGGGGAAAGTGGAAATGATATCAGGGATATTCTTAACGACTTAACCTCCAGGCTTGAGCTGTTGTCAGTTGAGAAGAAGCGTGTTCCTAAACAGAATGAGACCACCAAGGATCATTCTCCCATAGGTCAGACTGTTTTTGAAGGGAATACAATTGATGCGCCCGAGTATGCAAGTGCCGAATCCTCATTTTCAATTGCATCCGAGAACTCATCCAGTGCGTGCATGAAGTATGGTTACAACAACGTGATTGATGTTATGGATGACTCTGCCGATGATGTACTCGTGGATGATCAAAAGGATTTTATCTTGACTGGCCCGAAATCAAAATACAAATTACCTGGAAAAATTGCGAAGATGTTGTATGCTCATCAAGTTGACGGTTTAAAGTGGCTCTGGTCCCTGCATTGTAAAGGAAAGGGTGGAATTTTGGGTGATGACATGGGTTTGGGTAAAACAATGCAG ATTTGTGCATTCTTAGCTGGGTTGTTCCATTCCCGTTCGATAAGAAGGGCACTTGTTGTGGCGCCAAAGACTTTGCTTTCTCACTGGTTGAAAGAACTATCAGCAGTAGGACTCTCTGAAAAGACAAGAGA ATACTACGGGACTTGTCCAAAGGCTCGTCAATACGAACTGCAATATGTGCTTCAG GACAAAGGTGTTCTTTTAACAACTTATGATATAGTGCGGAACAATTCAAAATCATTGCGGGGTGATTCTTACTTTAGGGATGAGCTGGATGAGGACAGCATCACATGGGATTATATGATTCTCGATGAG GGacatctcataaaaaatccgaGTACGCAGAGAGCAAAAAGTTTACTAGAGATACCAGCTGCTCATCGCATTATCATTAGTGGCACACCAATTCAGAACAATCTAAGG GAACTATGGGCGCTATTTAACTTCTGCTGTCCTGAACTACTGGGTGATAACAAAGT CTTTAAAGAGAAATATGAGTATCCCATTCTTCgcggaaatgaaaaaaaggcttCAGACAGAGAAAAGCGCATTGGTTCTGCAGTTGCAAAG GAGCTGAGGGAACGCATTCAACCTTATTTCTTGCGACGCCTTAAGAGTGAAGTATTTCgtgaagatgatggagaagtTGCCAAATTGTCGAAGAAGAGTGAACTGATCGTGTGGTTaagattgacaaattgtcaG CGACGACTCTATGAAGCCTTTCTGAACAGTGAGCTGGTTCTTTCTTCCTTCGGCAACTCACCACTTGCTGCATTGACG ATTTTGAAGAAGATATGTGATCATCCACTGTTGTTAACGAAGAGAGCTGCTGAAGATGTTCTTGAAGGGATGGATTCAATGGTTAATCCTGAAGATGTTGGTATGGCAGAGAAATTGGCGATGCATATAGCTGATATTGGTGAGGAAGCTGAATTTCGGGAGACAAGTGACACAATATCATGCAAAATATCCTTCACAATGTCATTATTG gacaatttaattccagatgGCCACAATGTGCTTATCTTTTCTCAGACTCGCAAGATGCTCGATCTTATCCAG GATTCCTTACTGTCTCGTGGCTATGAGTATTTACGCATTGATGGTACCACAAAAGCTATCGACAGGATCAAGACAGTAAAT AATTTCCAAGAAGGCATTGGAGCTCCTATATTTCTCTTGACATCTCAAGTTGGTGGTCTAGGCCTCACCCTTACAAAAGCAGACCGTGTGATTGTTGTCGATCCGGCATGGAATCCAAG CATGGATAACCAAAGTGTTGATCGTGCCTATCGAATTGGACAGATGAAGGATGTCATTGTGTATAGGTTGATGACATGTGGAACTATTGAGGAGAAGATATACAGAAAGCAGGTTTTGTGTTGTTCACCTATGATATGGTCTCAATTGGTGAAATGGAAAGAGATTTTTGTGGCTTGTATGCAATTTAAGATAAGAGAGAACTTACTTAAAAACTGTTATG ATATTCAAGGGAGGATTGTTCAAAACAGCAACTGA
- the LOC115725963 gene encoding protein CHROMATIN REMODELING 24 isoform X2 yields MASQRKPRSLNDSHYRLLQDLTSPRPSRPSSSIDRNRPPSPPAFHLGVEEPSSVVEDDRDLRDDHAIPQFSAITEFDSPLDEKITRKVNMEGKCVHKVSSQDLDDSETSEAALEVEFVSETEKDKPAKIRIEGRSRLCKLSSRDSGEAKIVVEDNMEGQNLFEVSSRKYDDPETGEVAYKPAIIGVTEKDKLAKIKIKGRRRLCKLSSQDSADAVSRSSHEEPKLSDIADFDSPLPPITCGESGNDIRDILNDLTSRLELLSVEKKRVPKQNETTKDHSPIGQTVFEGNTIDAPEYASAESSFSIASENSSSACMKYGYNNVIDVMDDSADDVLVDDQKDFILTGPKSKYKLPGKIAKMLYAHQVDGLKWLWSLHCKGKGGILGDDMGLGKTMQICAFLAGLFHSRSIRRALVVAPKTLLSHWLKELSAVGLSEKTREYYGTCPKARQYELQYVLQDKGVLLTTYDIVRNNSKSLRGDSYFRDELDEDSITWDYMILDEGHLIKNPSTQRAKSLLEIPAAHRIIISGTPIQNNLRELWALFNFCCPELLGDNKVFKEKYEYPILRGNEKKASDREKRIGSAVAKELRERIQPYFLRRLKSEVFREDDGEVAKLSKKSELIVWLRLTNCQRRLYEAFLNSELVLSSFGNSPLAALTILKKICDHPLLLTKRAAEDVLEGMDSMVNPEDVGMAEKLAMHIADIGEEAEFRETSDTISCKISFTMSLLDNLIPDGHNVLIFSQTRKMLDLIQDSLLSRGYEYLRIDGTTKAIDRIKTVNNFQEGIGAPIFLLTSQVGGLGLTLTKADRVIVVDPAWNPSMDNQSVDRAYRIGQMKDVIVYRLMTCGTIEEKIYRKQIFKGGLFKTATEHKEQIRYFSEQDLKEIFSLPREGFDISPTQQQLYEEHDHQVKMDESLRNHTEFLETLGIAGISHHSLLYSKTAPVQVVDEEVEVIRTKSTAFVGSSSSGASLERNVDGAAYAFKPKDVTLNRKNHSPGSAGKQTESDIKERINRLSRMLLDKATISRLPDKGARIEKQLAELNLELEKTRKAERTEKEVIDLDDISGDFQKFLNV; encoded by the exons ATGGCGAGTCAGAGGAAGCCACGGAGCCTCAACGACAGCCACTATCGCCTTCTTCAAGACCTCACCAGTCCGCGCCCTTCCAGGCCCTCCTCTTCCATCGACCGGAACCGCCCTCCTTCGCCTCCTGCTTTTCATTTGG GGGTGGAAGAGCCATCATCCGTCGTTGAAGACGATCGCGATCTCCGCGATGATCACGCCATTCCTCAGTTCTCGGCGATTACTGAATTTGACTCTCCTCTGG ACGAAAAGATCACGAGGAAGGTCAACATGGAGGGAAAATGCGTTCACAAAGTCTCATCTCAAGACTTGGATGATTCTGAAACTAGTGAAGCGGCCCTTGAGGTTGAGTTCGTCAGTGAGACAGAGAAAGATAAGCCAGCAAAGATTAGAATTGAAGGGAGGAGCCGCCTCTGCAAACTTTCATCACGTGATAGTGGAGAAGCAAAGATTGTGGTGGAGGACAACATGGAGGGACAAAACCTTTTCGAAGTTTCATCTAGAAAGTACGATGATCCTGAAACTGGTGAAGTAGCCTACAAACCTGCGATCATTGGTGTGACAGAGAAGGATAAACTGGCAAAGATTAAAATTAAGGGGAGGCGTCGCCTCTGCAAACTTTCCTCCCAGGATAGTGCAGATGCAGTTAGTAGATCCTCTCATGAAGAGCCAAAGCTCTCTGACATTGCTGATTTCGATTCCCCACTGCCACCCATAACTTGTGGGGAAAGTGGAAATGATATCAGGGATATTCTTAACGACTTAACCTCCAGGCTTGAGCTGTTGTCAGTTGAGAAGAAGCGTGTTCCTAAACAGAATGAGACCACCAAGGATCATTCTCCCATAGGTCAGACTGTTTTTGAAGGGAATACAATTGATGCGCCCGAGTATGCAAGTGCCGAATCCTCATTTTCAATTGCATCCGAGAACTCATCCAGTGCGTGCATGAAGTATGGTTACAACAACGTGATTGATGTTATGGATGACTCTGCCGATGATGTACTCGTGGATGATCAAAAGGATTTTATCTTGACTGGCCCGAAATCAAAATACAAATTACCTGGAAAAATTGCGAAGATGTTGTATGCTCATCAAGTTGACGGTTTAAAGTGGCTCTGGTCCCTGCATTGTAAAGGAAAGGGTGGAATTTTGGGTGATGACATGGGTTTGGGTAAAACAATGCAG ATTTGTGCATTCTTAGCTGGGTTGTTCCATTCCCGTTCGATAAGAAGGGCACTTGTTGTGGCGCCAAAGACTTTGCTTTCTCACTGGTTGAAAGAACTATCAGCAGTAGGACTCTCTGAAAAGACAAGAGA ATACTACGGGACTTGTCCAAAGGCTCGTCAATACGAACTGCAATATGTGCTTCAG GACAAAGGTGTTCTTTTAACAACTTATGATATAGTGCGGAACAATTCAAAATCATTGCGGGGTGATTCTTACTTTAGGGATGAGCTGGATGAGGACAGCATCACATGGGATTATATGATTCTCGATGAG GGacatctcataaaaaatccgaGTACGCAGAGAGCAAAAAGTTTACTAGAGATACCAGCTGCTCATCGCATTATCATTAGTGGCACACCAATTCAGAACAATCTAAGG GAACTATGGGCGCTATTTAACTTCTGCTGTCCTGAACTACTGGGTGATAACAAAGT CTTTAAAGAGAAATATGAGTATCCCATTCTTCgcggaaatgaaaaaaaggcttCAGACAGAGAAAAGCGCATTGGTTCTGCAGTTGCAAAG GAGCTGAGGGAACGCATTCAACCTTATTTCTTGCGACGCCTTAAGAGTGAAGTATTTCgtgaagatgatggagaagtTGCCAAATTGTCGAAGAAGAGTGAACTGATCGTGTGGTTaagattgacaaattgtcaG CGACGACTCTATGAAGCCTTTCTGAACAGTGAGCTGGTTCTTTCTTCCTTCGGCAACTCACCACTTGCTGCATTGACG ATTTTGAAGAAGATATGTGATCATCCACTGTTGTTAACGAAGAGAGCTGCTGAAGATGTTCTTGAAGGGATGGATTCAATGGTTAATCCTGAAGATGTTGGTATGGCAGAGAAATTGGCGATGCATATAGCTGATATTGGTGAGGAAGCTGAATTTCGGGAGACAAGTGACACAATATCATGCAAAATATCCTTCACAATGTCATTATTG gacaatttaattccagatgGCCACAATGTGCTTATCTTTTCTCAGACTCGCAAGATGCTCGATCTTATCCAG GATTCCTTACTGTCTCGTGGCTATGAGTATTTACGCATTGATGGTACCACAAAAGCTATCGACAGGATCAAGACAGTAAAT AATTTCCAAGAAGGCATTGGAGCTCCTATATTTCTCTTGACATCTCAAGTTGGTGGTCTAGGCCTCACCCTTACAAAAGCAGACCGTGTGATTGTTGTCGATCCGGCATGGAATCCAAG CATGGATAACCAAAGTGTTGATCGTGCCTATCGAATTGGACAGATGAAGGATGTCATTGTGTATAGGTTGATGACATGTGGAACTATTGAGGAGAAGATATACAGAAAGCAG ATATTCAAGGGAGGATTGTTCAAAACAGCAACTGAACATAAAGAGCAAATTCGCTACTTTAGCGAGCAG GATCTGAAGGAGATTTTCAGCCTTCCCAGAGAGGGATTTGACATTTCTCCAACTCAGCAGCAGTTATATGAGGAGCATGATCACCAAGTCAAGAT GGATGAGTCTTTAAGGAACCACACAGAGTTCCTTGAGACTTTGGGCATAGCTGGTATCAGTCACCACAGTTTACTCTACTCGAAGACAGCACCGGTGCAAGTTGTAGATGAAGAAGTGGAAGTGATAAG GACCAAGAGTACTGCTTTTGTAGGTAGTTCATCGTCAGGTGCTTCATTGGAACGTAATGTTGACGG GGCTGCATATGCTTTCAAACCAAAGGATGTCACACTGAACAGGAAAAACCATAGCCCAGGTAGCGCTGGTAAACAGACAGAATCAGATATCAAAGAACGTATTAATCGGTTGTCACGCATGCTTCTTGATAAG GCTACAATCTCAAGATTACCCGATAAGGGGGCGAGGATTGAGAAGCAACTCGCAGAATTGAATCTGGAGCTTGAGAAGACCAGAAAGGCGgaaagaacagaaaaggaaGTAATCGACTTAGATGATATAAGTGGtgattttcagaaatttttGAATGTCTAG